The following are from one region of the Vitis riparia cultivar Riparia Gloire de Montpellier isolate 1030 chromosome 14, EGFV_Vit.rip_1.0, whole genome shotgun sequence genome:
- the LOC117931280 gene encoding guanosine deaminase — MEDAKVVEAKDGTISVASAFAGHQEVVQDRDHKFLTAAVEEAYKGVECGDGGPFGAVVVRNDEVLVSCHNMVLTNTDPTAHAEVTAIREACKKLNQIELSDCEIYASCEPCPMCFGAIHLSRIKRLVYGAKAEAAIAIGFDDFIADALRGTGFYQKAHLEIKRADGDGAEIAEQVFENTKAKFRMY, encoded by the exons ATGGAGGATGCCAAAGTG GTGGAAGCAAAAGATGGAACCATTTCTGTAGCTTCTGCATTCGCTGGCCATCAGGAAG TTGTACAGGATAGAGACCACAAATTCTTAACAGCAGCAGTTGAGGAGGCATATAAAGGGGTTGAATGTGGAGATGGAGGTCCATTCGGTGCGGTTGTTGTTCGTAATGATGAAGTACTTGTGAGCTGTCACAACATGGTTCTGACAAACACCGATCCGACTGCACATGCAGAGGTTACTGCAATAAGAGAG GCATGTAAGAAGCTCAACCAAATTGAGCTATCAGACTGTGAAATCTATGCCTCTTGTGAGCCTTGCCCAATGTGCTTTGGTGCTATACATCTTTCAAGAATTAAGAGATTG GTCTATGGGGCCAAAGCTGAAGCAGCTATAGCTATTGGATTCGACGATTTTATAGCAGATGCCTTAAGGGGTACTGGATTTTACCAAAAGGCTCACTTGGAGATCAAAAGGGCTGATGGTGATGGTGCTGAAATTGCGGAACAAGTTTTTGAGAATACAAAAGCCAAGTTTCGTATGTATTGA
- the LOC117931307 gene encoding 40S ribosomal protein S24-1, with the protein MADKAVTIRTRKFMTNRLLSRKQFIIDVLHPGRPNVSKAELKDKLSSMYEVKDPNSIFVFKFRTHFGGGKSTGFGLIYDSVENAKKYEPKYRLIRNGLDTKVEKSRKQMKERKNRSKKVRGVKKTKAGDAAKAGKKK; encoded by the exons ATGGCGGACAAGGCCGTTACCATCCGAACCAGAAAGTTCATGACCAACAGGCTTCTTTCTCGCAAGCAGTTT ATCATTGATGTTCTTCATCCAGGAAGACCCAATGTTTCTAAG GCTGAGTTGAAGGATAAACTGTCAAGCATGTATGAGGTGAAGGATCccaattcaatttttgttttcaagttcCGGACTCACTTTGGAGGTGGGAAGTCTACtggatttggtttgatttaTGATTCAGTTGAGAATGCGAAGAAGTACGAGCCTAAGTACAGGCTCATCAGG AATGGATTGGATACCAAGGTCGAGAAGTCTAGGAAGCAAATGAAGGAGAGGAAGAATAGGTCCAAGAAGGTCCGAGGTGTAAAGAAG ACCAAGGCTGGAGATGCTGCCAAGGCCGGAAAGAAGAAATGA